NNNNNNNNNNNNNNNNNNNNNNNNNNNNNNNNNNNNNNNNNNNNNNNNNNNNNNNNNNNNNNNNNNNNNNNNNNNNNNNNNNNNNNNNNNNNNNNNNNNNNNNNNNNNNNNNNNNNNNNNNNNNNNNNNNNNNNNNNNNNNNNNNNNNNNNNNNNNNNNNNNNNNNNNNNNNNNNNNNNNNNNNNNNNNNNNNNNNNNNNNNNNNNNNNNNNNNNNNNNNNNNNNNNNNNNNNNNNNNNNNNNNNNNNNNNNNNNNNNNNNNNNNNNNNNNNNNNNNNNNNNNNNNNNNNNNNNNNNNNNNNNNNNNNNNNNNNNNNNNNNNNNNNNNNNNNNNNNNNNNNNNNNNNNNNNNNNNNNNNNNNNNNNNNNNNNNNNNNNNNNNNNNNNNNNNNNNNNNNNNNNNNNNNNNNNNNNNNNNNNNNNNNNNNNNNNNNNNNNNNNNNNNNNNNNNNNNNNNNNNNNNNNNNNNNNNNNNNNNNNNNNNNNNNNNNNNNNNNNNNNNNNNNNNNNNNNNNNNNNNNNNNNNNNNNNNNNNNNNNNNNNNNNNNNNNNNNNNNNNNNNNNNNNNNNNNNNNNNNNNNNNNNNNNNNNNNNNNNNNNNNNNNNNNNNNNNNNNNNNNNNNNNNNNNNNNNNNNNNNNNNNNNNNNNNNNNNNNNNNNNNNNNNNNNNNNNNNNNNNNNNNNNNNNNNNNNNNNNNNNNNNNNNNNNNNNNNNNNNNNNNNNNNNNNNNNNNNNNNNNNNNNNNNNNNNNNNNNNNNNNNNNNNNNNNNNNNNNNNNNNNNNNNNNNNNNNNNNNNNNNNNNNNNNNNNNNNNNNNNNNNNNNNNNNNNNNNNNNNNNNNNNNNNNNNNNNNNNNNNNNNNNNNNNNNNNNNNNNNNNNNNNNNNNNNNNNNNNNNNNNNNNNNNNNNNNNNNNNNNNNNNNNNNNNNNNNNNNNNNNNNNNNNNNNNNNNNNNNNNNNNNNNNNNNNNNNNNNNNNNNNNNNNNNNNNNNNNNNNNNNNNNNNNNNNNNNNNNNNNNNNNNNNNNNNNNNNNNNNNNNNNNNNNNNNNNNNNNNNNNNNNNNNNNNNNNNNNNNNNNNNNNNNNNNNNNNNNNNNNNNNNNNNNNNNNNNNNNNNNNNNNNNNNNNNNNNNNNNNNNNNNNNNNNNNNNNNNNNNNNNNNNNNNNNNNNNNNNNNNNNNNNNNNNNNNNNNNNNNNNNNNNNNNNNNNNNNNNNNNNNNNNNNNNNNNNNNNNNNNNNNNNNNNNNNNNNNNNNNNNNNNNNNNNNNNNNNNNNNNNNNNNNNNNNNNNNNNNNNNNNNNNNNNNNNNNNNNNNNNNNNNNNNNNNNNNNNNNNNNNNNNNNNNNNNNNNNNNNNNNNNNNNNNNNNNNNNNNNNNNNNNNNNNNNNNNNNNNNNNNNNNNNNNNNNNNNNNNNNNNNNNNNNNNNNNNNNNNNNNNNNNNNNNNNNNNNNNNNNNNNNNNNNNNNNNNNNNNNNNNNNNNNNNNNNNNNNNNNNNNNNNNNNNNNNNNNNNNNNNNNNNNNNNNNNNNNNNNNNNNNNNNNNNNNNNNNNNNNNNNNNNNNNNNNNNNNNNNNNNNNNNNNNNNNNNNNNNNNNNNNNNNNNNNNNNNNNNNNNNNNNNNNNNNNNNNNNNNNNNNNNNNNNNNNNNNNNNNNNNNNNNNNNNNNNNNNNNNNNNNNNNNNNNNNNNNNNNNNNNNNNNNNNNNNNNNNNNNNNNNNNNNNNNNNNNNNNNNNNNNNNNNNNNNNNNNNNNNNNNNNNNNNNNNNNNNNNNNNNNNNNNNNNNNNNNNNNNNNNNNNNNNNNNNNNNNNNNNNNNNNNNNNNNNNNNNNNNNNNNNNNNNNNNNNNNNNNNNNNNNNNNNNNNNNNNNNNNNNNNNNNNNNNNNNNNNNNNNNNNNNNNNNNNNNNNNNNNNNNNNNNNNNNNNNNNNNNNNNNNNNNNNNNNNNNNNNNNNNNNNNNNNNNNNNNNNNNNNNNNNNNNNNNNNNNNNNNNNNNNNNNNNNNNNNNNNNNNNNNNNNNNNNNNNNNNNNNNNNNNNNNNNNNNNNNNNNNNNNNNNNNNNNNNNNNNNNNNNNNNNNNNNNNNNNNNNNNNNNNNNNNNNNNNNNNNNNNNNNNNNNNNNNNNNNNNNNNNNNNNNNNNNNNNNNNNNNNNNNNNNNNNNNNNNNNNNNNNNNNNNNNNNNNNNNNNNNNNNNNNNNNNNNNNNNNNNNNNNNNNNNNNNNNNNNNNNNNNNNNNNNNNNNNNNNNNNNNNNNNNNNNNNNNNNNNNNNNNNNNNNNNNNNNNNNNNNNNNNNNNNNNNNNNNNNNNNNNNNNNNNNNNNNNNNNNNNNNNNNNNNNNNNNNNNNNNNNNNNNNNNNNNNNNNNNNNNNNNNNNNNNNNNNNNNNNNNNNNNNNNNNNNNNNNNNNNNNNNNNNNNNNNNNNNNNNNNNNNNNNNNNNNNNNNNNNNNNNNNNNNNNNNNNNNNNNNNNNNNNNNNNNNNNNNNNNNNNNNNNNNNNNNNNNNNNNNNNNNNNNNNNNNNNNNNNNNNNNNNNNNNNNNNNNNNNNNNNNNNNNNNNNNNNNNNNNNNNNNNNNNNNNNNNNNNNNNNNNNNNNNNNNNNNNNNNNNNNNNNNNNNNNNNNNNNNNNNNNNNNNNNNNNNNNNNNNNNNNNNNNNNNNNNNNNNNNNNNNNNNNNNNNNNNNNNNNNNNNNNNNNNNNNNNNNNNNNNNNNNNNNNNNNNNNNNNNNNNNNNNNNNNNNNNNNNNNNNNNNNNNNNNNNNNNNNNNNNNNNNNNNNNNNNNNNNNNNNNNNNNNNNNNNNNNNNNNNNNNNNNNNNNNNNNNNNNNNNNNNNNNNNNNNNNNNNNNNNNNNNNNNNNNNNNNNNNNNNNNNNNNNNNNNNNNNNNNNNNNNNNNNNNNNNNNNNNNNNNNNNNNNNNNNNNNNNNNNNNNNNNNNNNNNNNNNNNNNNNNNNNNNNNNNNNNNNNNNNNNNNNNNNNNNNNNNNNNNNNNNNNNNNNNNNNNNNNNNNNNNNNNNNNNNNNNNNNNNNNNNNNNNNNNNNNNNNNNNNNNNNNNNNNNNNNNNNNNNNNNNNNNNNNNNNNNNNNNNNNNNNNNNNNNNNNNNNNNNNNNNNNNNNNNNNNNNNNNNNNNNNNNNNNNNNNNNNNNNNNNNNNNNNNNNNNNNNNNNNNNNNNNNNNNNNNNNNNNNNNNNNNNNNNNNNNNNNNNNNNNNNNNNNNNNNNNNNNNNNNNNNNNNNNNNNNNNNNNNNNNNNNNNNNNNNNNNNNNNNNNNNNNNNNNNNNNNNNNNNNNNNNNNNNNNNNNNNNNNNNNNNNNNNNNNNNNNNNNNNNNNNNNNNNNNNNNNNNNNNNNNNNNNNNNNNNNNNNNNNNNNNNNNNNNNNNNNNNNNNNNNNNNNNNNNNNNNNNNNNNNNNNNNNNNNNNNNNNNNNNNNNNNNNNNNNNNNNNNNNNNNNNNNNNNNNNNNNNNNNNNNNNNNNNNNNNNNNNNNNNNNNNNNNNNNNNNNNNNNNNNNNNNNNNNNNNNNNNNNNNNNNNNNNNNNNNNNNNNNNNNNNNNNNNNNNNNNNNNNNNNNNNNNNNNNNNNNNNNNNNNNNNNNNNNNNNNNNNNNNNNNNNNNNNNNNNNNNNNNNNNNNNNNNNNNNNNNNNNNNNNNNNNNNNNNNNNNNNNNNNNNNNNNNNNNNNNNNNNNNNNNNNNNNNNNNNNNNNNNNNNNNNNNNNNNNNNNNNNNNNNNNNNNNNNNNNNNNNNNNNNNNNNNNNNNNNNNNNNNNNNNNNNNNNNNNNNNNNNNNNNNNNNNNNNNNNNNNNNNNNNNNNNNNNNNNNNNNNNNNNNNNNNNNNNNNNNNNNNNNNNNNNNNNNNNNNNNNNNNNNNNNNNNNNNNNNNNNNNNNNNNNNNNNNNNNNNNNNNNNNNNNNNNNNNNNNNNNNNNNNNNNNNNNNNNNNNNNNNNNNNNNNNNNNNNNNNNNNNNNNNNNNNNNNNNNNNNNNNNNNNNNNNNNNNNNNNNNNNNNNNNNNNNNNNNNNNNNNNNNNNNNNNNNNNNNNNNNNNNNNNNNNNNNNNNNNNNNNNNNNNNNNNNNNNNNNNNNNNNNNNNNNNNNNNNNNNNNNNNNNNNNNNNNNNNNNNNNNNNNNNNNNNNNNNNNNNNNNNNNNNNNNNNNNNNNNNNNNNNNNNNNNNNNNNNNNNNNNNNNNNNNNNNNNNNNNNNNNNNNNNNNNNNNNNNNNNNNNNNNNNNNNNNNNNNNNNNNNNNNNNNNNNNNNNNNNNNNNNNNNNNNNNNNNNNNNNNNNNNNNNNNNNNNNNNNNNNNNNNNNNNNNNNNNNNNNNNNNNNNNNNNNNNNNNNNNNNNNNNNNNNNNNNNNNNNNNNNNNNNNNNNNNNNNNNNNNNNNNNNNNNNNNNNNNNNNNNNNNNNNNNNNNNNNNNNNNNNNNNNNNNNNNNNNNNNNNNNNNNNNNNNNNNNNNNNNNNNNNNNNNNNNNNNNNNNNNNNNNNNNNNNNNNNNNNNNNNNNNNNNNNNNNNNNNNNNNNNNNNNNNNNNNNNNNNNNNNNNNNNNNNNNNNNNNNNNNNNNNNNNNNNNNNNNNNNNNNNNNNNNNNNNNNNNNNNNNNNNNNNNNNNNNNNNNNNNNNNNNNNNNNNNNNNNNNNNNNNNNNNNNNNNNNNNNNNNNNNNNNNNNNNNNNNNNNNNNNNNNNNNNNNNNNNNNNNNNNNNNNNNNNNNNNNNNNNNNNNNNNNNNNNNNNNNNNNNNNNNNNNNNNNNNNNNNNNNNNNNNNNNNNNNNNNNNNNNNNNNNNNNNNNNNNNNNNNNNNNNNNNNNNNNNNNNNNNNNNNNNNNNNNNNNNNNNNNNNNNNNNNNNNNNNNNNNNNNNNNNNNNNNNNNNNNNNNNNNNNNNNNNNNNNNNNNNNNNNNNNNNNNNNNNNNNNNNNNNNNNNNNNNNNNNNNNNNNNNNNNNNNNNNNNNNNNNNNNNNNNNNNNNNNNNNNNNNNNNNNNNNNNNNNNNNNNNNNNNNNNNNNNNNNNNNNNNNNNNNNNNNNNNNNNNNNNNNNNNNNNNNNNNNNNNNNNNNNNNNNNNNNNNNNNNNNNNNNNNNNNNNNNNNNNNNNNNNNNNNNNNNNNNNNNNNNNNNNNNNNNNNNNNNNNNNNNNNNNNNNNNNNNNNNNNNNNNNNNNNNNNNNNNNNNNNNNNNNNNNNNNNNNNNNNNNNNNNNNNNNNNNNNNNNNNNNNNNNNNNNNNNNNNNNNNNNNNNNNNNNNNNNNNNNNNNNNNNNNNNNNNNNNNNNNNNNNNNNNNNNNNNNNNNNNNNNNNNNNNNNNNNNNNNNNNNNNNNNNNNNNNNNNNNNNNNNNNNNNNNNNNNNNNNNNNNNNNNNNNNNNNNNNNNNNNNNNNNNNNNNNNNNNNNNNNNNNNNNNNNNNNNNNNNNNNNNNNNNNNNNNNNNNNNNNNNNNNNNNNNNNNNNNNNNNNNNNNNNNNNNNNNNNNNNNNNCTGACAAAGATGCCACATCTTCTGAGCTATTTAGCTTGATCCAATGGTCTTCGAAATCTTCACCTGCGGGAAGACCATTAGATGGCAAACTGTTCGATCGAGTGTGGTGAGCCATTTTTACTCAAGAAAAGAATCGATGAAGCTAAGATAGGAAGATGTTGAGCCATTCCCTAAGAACCAGAAATATATAGGATGATGAATAAAAGGGGCAGATGGAATATTGTCTACTCAAGATGTCCcttgttataataaaatagctTGTAATTGCTCACGATTGCATTGTCATGTTGGTATTGGACAGAAAGGCAACCAACTATTAACATTTCATGTGTGCCAACAAATGATGCTGATAAAATGGATCTTGTAGATCTCTGTTCTGATGCTCCAGCTTTCAAGTTTCATTTACTGTAGTTTTACGCCTTATAAAACTTCAGCACTCGTgtgaaattattgtttttctgtgtagaaaacaaatattatgtgCTTTGTTAATATCAGAATTGTCGATCATGAGCTTCTTCTTTGTCTGAGATGCATTTCTTCAGATTTCAATGGTTTTAAGCTAATTCATTGTCTGTGGATAAGAAACATTTCTGCCATATAAAATTAAGCTGTGCTTCCTCTCTTTATATCACAGTGGAAAGATGACATATTTCTGAACTATGTATGAGTTGCATTGAACGACCATTATCATTATATCAACTTCATGGCTGTCAAGATTCCTCATGCTTCATGAACAGCAGTTTAAATGTGGCAGAGATCTCTATGATTAAGATATACCTTCAACTGTTCAACAGCTGGGGAGCAAGGTCCTCGTgcaccataatatttatttcaaattttgtgcAATGATGATATATCTGAGGTGAAATAgattccttttgtttttaactatCTCCCTATATATAGGCCGTGCAAAGTGATGGTTTCAAGCACCCTAACCTCTTCTCAGTACTCAAAAGTTCTAATTTCAGCCTAAAAGAATTATCTGAAAAGAAAATGGCAAATTTGCATGTTCGATCAAACAGTCTGCCATCAAAATCTCATCCCATAGTAAATGATGTTGAAGATCAGTTATGCAGGTTGAGGTCCAATAAAGGGACATCAACATCAACTTCTGTGATTTCAGACTTGGCTATCCTCAGAGATTTACATGAAGGTATCAATAATTTGATTCAGATGCCGTCAACCCAACAAGCCATCTCCCACGCAAACAGTGAGAAATGGACTAATGAGTTGCTTGAAGAGTCACTTGGGCTTGTAGATCTTTGTGGTTTTGCTAGAGATGTCCTGAGTTTAACAAAGGGATCTGTTCAAGATCTTCAGTCCTCCATCAGGCGAAATCGAGGTGAAGCTGCCTTGGCAGACAACATAAATGCTTATATGACCTCAAGAAAGAAGATCAACAAAATGGTCAAGaagttgatcaagaatttcaagaacttggacaaaaattgcataatgcTCTTAGATGAAGAGTCTGATGTTGAAGGAGACAGAGGCCTTTGGTTTCTCAGTCCTGAAGTCTATACTGATACTTTTATCTGGGGAGAAGGAAAGATCGAAGCAACAAAATTGGTCTTTCCTTTCCAAGTTCATTCGAACCAGCCGTGTAGAATATGAGAGAGATCAAGAATGTTGCTCCGAGTCCTCGCTCTCATTGGAGCTCCCCAAGTCAGGAAAAGACATGAACACTATTGATATGCAAAATGTCTTGAAGCAGCTGCAAGCATCAGAAATGACTATCCAAGAACTTGAAGAAGAACTAGAAGCATTCTTCAGGAGTTCATTGAAAACAAGAGTTTCCCTTCTTAATGCCCTTAACCACTAGGCTTTCATTTTGGTAGTGGGACACAATCAATTGTAAATATGTCTATGGCTACAGCAATTATCTATAAAAGCAATATTCAAATCTTATCCATTTCTATTCAtcttattttctgttttcgAACTCAATATTTGATAAGATCTCCcgatcttttgttttttcctttcttttggCCCCTTCTAATGCCAAGACCTTTCTGGATGTTCATATTTAAGCTGAAAATTTTAGTTCCAAGAAACTAAAGGCTGGAAGTCTGGGCTCGATTCACTTAAGCTTCTCAGCCTCTGGGTTCTGgccataaaattgaatttcatcaGAAGAGAAGATGTTTGACTTCCTTTGCAGAAGAAAAAGGTCCAGAAATGAGATGCAAGACCACCCATCAAACCATATTCAACACAATATATGTACTTCATCTTTTCGAGTAGAAGATGATCTACTCATATTGGGGCATCAAGAAAACTTAATAGTTCCAGACAGAAGAATTCTTTACAAAGTAATAATTCATCCAGTTTTTCTGTCAATTTCGTCTTCTATAGACTCGGTTCCTTTATAGATGATTAACAAATTTCTAACTCAACAGGGCTCCAGTCACGTGGCAGAACTTCAATAAGTTGAATTATAGAAACGGAAAAGGCCAATGGGATGACCTTAGCTACAATCAACTATTAGCTTCATTGTAATTCAGCAATAAAGATATCAAGACGTCAGTAACTATCTGGAAACAATCTGTCCCATGGCCTTTTCCGTTCACATATCAATTATAATCAACTATTAGATCATATATCTCATGCTAAGCTGTCACAAATTCTCTGTGCTTGTCCTCGTAGATTTGAAAAGTTGGATGGAAGATAACAATGCTCAACTTGTCAAAGGAGGAAATATTTCTAGCAGGAGTAAGTAGTTCACTCTGTGTGCCTATACCATAAGCAAACACAGCTGGTGAAACTGATATCATGAGGTCATCAATGTGCTGATGGTTGGAAAAACCAATGATTTCTTTTGCGCCCCTGTCATagcatttaaattttacttgatTCCATAATGAAGCAGAGTCCTTAAGATACTGTCAAGGTTCCATTTTCTGGACCTGTAGAGAACAACTAATAGGGAAAACAGGCAAAATTGTTGATGAATTGCCCCTCAActggtttttaatttattcagtcaacaaataattttccACATGATCCAACATCGCTGATGCAAAGCATTGCATGTTCTTCTGCCACATTGGTTGAGCATAAAACTGCAAAAAGCTCAAGAAA
The window above is part of the Sesamum indicum cultivar Zhongzhi No. 13 linkage group LG2, S_indicum_v1.0, whole genome shotgun sequence genome. Proteins encoded here:
- the LOC105178953 gene encoding uncharacterized protein LOC105178953, which codes for MANLHVRSNSLPSKSHPIVNDVEDQLCRLRSNKGTSTSTSVISDLAILRDLHEGINNLIQMPSTQQAISHANSEKWTNELLEESLGLVDLCGFARDVLSLTKGSVQDLQSSIRRNRGEAALADNINAYMTSRKKINKMVKKLIKNFKNLDKNCIMLLDEESDVEGDRGLCRVEYERDQECCSESSLSLELPKSGKDMNTIDMQNVLKQLQASEMTIQELEEELEAFFRSSLKTRVSLLNALNH